The Armatimonadota bacterium genome contains a region encoding:
- a CDS encoding CHAT domain-containing protein, producing MPTDQTIKRIFAASSLAAARKLVRQSASPEFANAAFSALLAELGTKPQRAKLLADALSELRSISGLQHFGHRARAISLRLQGKWLASVPEFEKAGEFAPADLGALFSVGAIDSLARAGRTNQATKYGANLYERSLGGSEIGSGRVALNTGHAFSWYDNNLQAAKWYERAIAHFRAADSKVDLAQALVGKSTSLLGTDSSEAIFEVTREAISLFEEAEMPYYASIARMNLAAAERLRGNLDVALSELLKIKFQFDREDEEAFRVLHDLAAVYAALNLHAEAEDCALEALSLPWAKAMPVHRGGCWQEIATARINQGNLREAKSALSTARRIYSEYGDPVWVAEVNRIGLSLKTKWSKSDWACAEDGIAVIQKKRLSKLIAPHFVLMAERGDVRSLRALGKLKDSSEEWKFHLLSSQRVTGAKKRQSQERMLDSIWQDRLKLQSRVSLMSYLDDKVDAIQSVVADRLSEGTEQATKEAIQIIVQARSIALVDEVLRANSSHDQEILSELENLRAEFAKEAGPDATEGKRKGVTLASNANLQRRWTEASMRLESVLIPRFELQSLDSTAIYLEARNDLFQICNGTAARLKITKEQLTQRLRWLHFELGAPGLGSEPDHSALCEMIAELQDLLQLNQNIHQIAPEGIFWSVPWQALCQDHLVGHILLPGRSESSDTVLKQGRVVIWVQMTDELPHVRAELEGLLEVYPDAEVCTSVAQARDSLNNSEPIRALHVAAHGHYRPANPMLSSIEFEDGELFAAEISRSPAQVDLAVLAACHSGALSTAHRFEPNGLCRAFLALGAKSVFAGQWAVDDQTAPLWTTVFHKQLKNGKSAVYCAQSAQNAVKAVRPHPYFWASIIEFRGYISQK from the coding sequence ATGCCGACTGATCAAACCATAAAGAGGATTTTTGCGGCAAGCAGCCTTGCCGCGGCCCGAAAGTTGGTTCGGCAATCCGCTAGCCCGGAATTCGCAAACGCAGCCTTTTCGGCACTTCTCGCTGAACTCGGCACAAAGCCGCAAAGGGCGAAGCTACTCGCAGATGCACTTTCCGAACTGCGATCCATTTCAGGGCTTCAGCACTTCGGTCATCGCGCGCGAGCAATTTCACTGCGGTTGCAAGGGAAGTGGTTGGCGAGTGTCCCCGAGTTCGAGAAGGCTGGCGAATTTGCGCCTGCCGATCTCGGCGCACTTTTTTCGGTAGGTGCCATTGATTCTTTGGCGCGGGCGGGTCGGACTAACCAGGCAACCAAGTATGGGGCAAATCTTTACGAAAGATCGCTGGGCGGATCGGAAATCGGCTCCGGGCGAGTCGCGTTGAACACTGGTCATGCCTTTTCTTGGTACGACAACAATCTGCAAGCGGCAAAATGGTACGAACGAGCGATCGCTCATTTTCGTGCTGCAGATTCAAAAGTGGATCTGGCTCAAGCACTTGTAGGGAAGTCGACGAGCTTGCTTGGCACCGATTCTAGCGAGGCCATTTTCGAGGTTACGCGAGAGGCGATCAGCCTGTTTGAAGAGGCGGAGATGCCGTACTATGCCTCAATTGCCAGAATGAATCTCGCGGCGGCAGAGCGTCTTCGGGGAAATCTCGATGTCGCCCTCAGTGAACTGCTGAAGATCAAATTTCAATTTGACCGTGAAGACGAAGAAGCGTTTCGAGTTCTTCACGACCTTGCCGCGGTTTACGCCGCGCTCAACCTCCATGCAGAGGCCGAAGACTGCGCGCTGGAAGCACTCTCACTCCCTTGGGCAAAGGCAATGCCGGTACACCGTGGAGGATGTTGGCAAGAGATCGCGACAGCTCGCATCAACCAAGGCAATCTCCGCGAAGCGAAATCCGCTCTTTCAACGGCTAGAAGAATCTATTCCGAGTACGGTGATCCGGTCTGGGTCGCTGAGGTCAACCGTATTGGTTTATCGCTCAAGACGAAATGGTCCAAGTCGGATTGGGCTTGCGCGGAAGACGGAATCGCAGTAATCCAAAAAAAGCGACTCTCAAAGCTCATTGCGCCGCACTTTGTGCTGATGGCGGAGCGTGGCGATGTGCGGTCACTTCGCGCGCTTGGCAAGCTGAAAGACAGCAGCGAAGAGTGGAAGTTCCATTTACTATCGTCGCAGAGGGTAACTGGCGCAAAGAAAAGGCAATCTCAAGAACGAATGCTCGATTCCATCTGGCAAGACCGGCTGAAGCTCCAAAGCCGAGTTTCGCTGATGAGCTACCTCGATGACAAAGTTGATGCAATCCAATCAGTCGTCGCAGATCGACTATCGGAAGGAACGGAACAAGCGACGAAAGAAGCGATTCAAATCATCGTACAAGCTCGATCCATCGCGCTAGTTGACGAAGTCTTGCGCGCGAACAGTTCCCACGACCAAGAGATATTGTCTGAGCTCGAAAATCTAAGGGCCGAATTCGCAAAGGAAGCTGGTCCGGATGCAACGGAAGGAAAGCGTAAAGGCGTTACGCTCGCCAGCAACGCCAATTTGCAACGGCGCTGGACCGAGGCCAGCATGCGGCTCGAATCCGTGTTGATTCCACGGTTCGAACTCCAGAGCCTGGATTCCACCGCGATCTATCTGGAAGCAAGGAACGATCTGTTTCAAATCTGCAATGGAACGGCCGCTAGGCTCAAGATCACAAAAGAACAACTGACCCAGAGGCTTCGCTGGCTCCACTTTGAACTTGGTGCTCCAGGACTCGGTTCGGAACCAGACCATTCAGCGCTATGTGAGATGATCGCTGAGTTGCAGGACTTGCTTCAACTGAACCAGAATATCCACCAGATCGCTCCCGAAGGGATTTTCTGGAGTGTGCCATGGCAAGCACTTTGTCAAGACCATTTGGTGGGACACATTCTCTTGCCAGGGCGATCCGAATCCAGCGATACCGTGCTCAAGCAAGGCCGTGTCGTGATCTGGGTGCAAATGACTGACGAATTGCCACACGTCCGGGCGGAGCTTGAAGGATTGCTAGAAGTTTATCCAGATGCAGAAGTGTGCACGTCCGTGGCGCAAGCTCGGGATAGCCTGAACAATTCGGAGCCGATTCGAGCGCTTCATGTCGCGGCTCACGGGCACTATCGGCCCGCAAACCCGATGCTCTCTTCGATTGAATTTGAAGACGGCGAGCTGTTTGCAGCAGAAATTTCGCGCAGTCCTGCGCAAGTTGATTTGGCGGTGTTGGCAGCATGCCACTCGGGCGCACTCAGTACGGCCCACCGATTTGAACCCAACGGTCTTTGCAGAGCATTTTTGGCGCTAGGCGCGAAAAGTGTTTTCGCAGGTCAATGGGCGGTGGACGATCAAACTGCGCCTTTGTGGACGACTGTGTTTCACAAACAGCTCAAAAATGGGAAATCCGCCGTATACTGTGCACAAAGCGCGCAGAATGCAGTGAAAGCGGTCCGGCCGCACCCTTATTTTTGGGCATCGATTATTGAGTTCCGAGGATATATAAGTCAGAAATGA
- a CDS encoding S8 family serine peptidase yields the protein MKNRIVTAALMTIATSQFAFGAGSVIARLRPNVDEEQVKIALGLGIEDSTPFDRFILIEVPDTFCVENVEAMLENLNLAEWATEQCDMCSPGHSEAPKSQGRLGGKIAAVFGSAVMNELNSTLMQQIRYQYTPFTSSQRTVRVGVLDTGFSSQFPKLSTRFAASYNAFNGEHRAIDQPERVDSNGSGTYDDAVGHGTFVTGLILALAPNASIVNVKVADADGIATSWSIIKGLTFAKANGCEIVNLSFGSLDEIPGLDKMIDWCDENGITVVAPSGNDALSRLLYPAKEDKVISVGSVDSKDRKSPWSNFSSRLKFSAPGENLVSTFWDGDLVSWSGTSFANAVVTGVIADRMRSLPVQSSQNLRRFLYRRGVNINPVNPNFIDKVGVRIDWPLMNQR from the coding sequence ATGAAGAATAGGATTGTCACCGCAGCACTGATGACCATCGCGACGAGCCAGTTCGCGTTTGGTGCCGGGAGCGTGATTGCTCGGCTTAGGCCGAACGTAGATGAAGAGCAAGTGAAAATTGCACTTGGCTTGGGAATCGAGGATTCAACCCCGTTCGATCGATTCATATTGATCGAAGTTCCCGACACCTTCTGCGTCGAGAATGTCGAGGCGATGCTTGAAAATTTGAACCTTGCCGAATGGGCGACCGAGCAATGCGATATGTGCTCCCCAGGGCACAGTGAGGCACCCAAGAGCCAGGGCAGACTCGGTGGAAAGATCGCGGCTGTCTTTGGCAGTGCAGTCATGAACGAGCTGAACTCGACTCTCATGCAGCAGATTCGATATCAGTACACCCCGTTCACTTCATCGCAGCGAACTGTCCGGGTTGGCGTTCTTGATACAGGATTTTCTTCCCAATTTCCAAAGCTTTCAACCAGATTCGCCGCTAGCTACAACGCATTTAACGGTGAGCATCGAGCGATTGACCAGCCAGAGCGAGTGGATTCGAATGGAAGTGGTACCTACGATGACGCGGTCGGCCACGGCACATTTGTGACCGGTTTGATTTTGGCTCTAGCTCCAAACGCGTCTATTGTCAACGTCAAAGTCGCGGATGCGGATGGAATTGCAACTTCTTGGTCCATCATCAAGGGGCTTACATTTGCGAAAGCAAACGGCTGTGAAATCGTGAATCTCAGCTTCGGTTCGCTGGACGAAATTCCAGGTCTGGACAAAATGATCGACTGGTGCGATGAAAACGGGATCACTGTTGTTGCACCGAGTGGGAATGACGCGCTTTCGAGACTGCTTTATCCTGCAAAAGAGGATAAGGTGATTTCTGTCGGGAGTGTTGACTCCAAAGATCGCAAATCTCCTTGGAGTAACTTCAGCAGTCGGTTGAAATTCTCTGCCCCAGGCGAAAACCTGGTCAGCACGTTCTGGGATGGTGACTTGGTGTCTTGGTCTGGAACTTCGTTCGCCAACGCCGTGGTCACCGGTGTGATCGCTGATCGAATGCGTTCGCTTCCGGTCCAGTCGTCACAAAACCTGCGACGATTCTTGTACCGACGTGGCGTCAACATCAATCCAGTTAATCCGAACTTCATTGATAAAGTTGGAGTTCGAATCGACTGGCCGCTGATGAATCAGCGCTAG
- a CDS encoding nitronate monooxygenase has translation MSLPQIIQGGMGVAVSDWRLARAVSMKGQLGVVSGTALDLVITRRLQDGDLGGHVKRALDHFPIPEMAKRIWDRYFVAGGKSPDEPYKSKPLPSAEPSQSLLELITVANFVEVFLAKQGHDGPVGINLLEKIQVPTLPSLYGAMLAGVDYVLMGAGIPRHIPGALDKLAKLEPASLPVDVANAEPGENWATHFDPRGFVAAGIQQLKRPMFLAIVSSASLAIMLSRKASGKVDGFVIEGWTAGGHNAPPRGKMELNEIGEPIYGERDVADLAQFRELGLPFWLAGSYGTREGLRKAQDQGAAGIQVGTAFAFCDDSGIDPHLKYEVLRKSQAQQVHTYTDPLASPTGFPFKVVGLENTLSQAKVYENRERICDLGYLRELYKMENGKLGYRCPSEPIDDFVRKGGDVAECSGRKCICNGLMATVGMAQVRKDGTKELPIMTAGDEVHSVAQFVPEGKTSYSAADVIEYLLGALVPDRR, from the coding sequence ATGTCGTTGCCACAAATTATCCAAGGTGGAATGGGCGTCGCAGTATCCGATTGGCGCCTCGCTCGTGCGGTTTCGATGAAGGGACAGCTCGGAGTAGTCTCCGGCACTGCCCTCGATCTCGTGATAACTCGCCGGCTCCAAGACGGTGATTTAGGTGGTCACGTAAAACGTGCGCTGGATCATTTCCCAATTCCTGAGATGGCGAAACGCATTTGGGATCGCTATTTTGTAGCTGGGGGAAAATCTCCAGACGAGCCGTACAAATCCAAGCCGCTTCCTTCTGCTGAACCGAGCCAATCGCTTTTAGAACTCATTACGGTCGCAAATTTTGTTGAGGTGTTTTTGGCCAAGCAGGGCCACGACGGTCCTGTCGGAATCAACTTGCTTGAAAAGATTCAAGTTCCGACCCTCCCATCGCTCTACGGTGCGATGTTGGCAGGTGTCGATTACGTTTTGATGGGTGCCGGTATCCCGCGCCATATCCCCGGTGCGCTGGATAAGCTCGCAAAGCTCGAGCCAGCATCACTTCCAGTAGATGTCGCGAACGCTGAACCAGGCGAGAACTGGGCGACCCACTTCGATCCAAGAGGATTTGTCGCCGCTGGCATTCAGCAGCTCAAGCGACCAATGTTCCTTGCCATCGTGTCGAGCGCATCGCTCGCGATCATGCTCTCGCGCAAGGCGTCCGGCAAGGTCGATGGTTTTGTGATCGAAGGCTGGACCGCTGGTGGGCACAACGCACCACCTCGGGGCAAGATGGAGCTCAATGAAATCGGCGAACCGATTTATGGCGAACGCGACGTGGCCGACCTCGCGCAGTTCCGCGAACTCGGACTACCATTCTGGCTTGCAGGATCGTACGGAACCCGCGAAGGACTTCGAAAGGCTCAAGATCAAGGAGCTGCTGGAATTCAAGTCGGCACCGCGTTCGCATTTTGTGACGATTCGGGAATCGACCCGCACCTGAAGTACGAGGTCTTACGAAAGAGTCAGGCTCAACAGGTTCATACTTACACCGATCCGCTTGCTTCACCGACCGGATTTCCTTTCAAGGTCGTTGGCCTAGAAAACACATTGTCCCAAGCCAAGGTTTACGAGAACCGCGAACGAATTTGCGACCTCGGATACTTGCGCGAACTGTACAAGATGGAAAATGGCAAGCTAGGCTATCGATGCCCAAGCGAACCGATTGACGACTTTGTCCGAAAGGGTGGCGATGTTGCCGAGTGCAGCGGACGAAAGTGCATTTGCAACGGTCTTATGGCCACCGTTGGTATGGCTCAAGTGCGTAAAGACGGCACAAAGGAACTCCCGATCATGACGGCAGGGGATGAGGTCCACTCGGTTGCGCAGTTCGTGCCAGAAGGCAAGACGAGTTACTCTGCGGCGGACGTGATCGAGTACCTGCTCGGAGCGCTGGTACCCGATCGTCGATAG